A genomic stretch from Mastacembelus armatus chromosome 12, fMasArm1.2, whole genome shotgun sequence includes:
- the ulk1b gene encoding serine/threonine-protein kinase ULK1 isoform X1, which produces METVGKFEFSRKDLIGHGAFAVVFKGRHREKHDWEVAVKCINKKNLAKSQTLLGKEIKILKELKHENIVELLDFQETASSVYLVMEYCNGGDLADYLHSKGTLSEDTIRVFLQQIAGAMRVLQAKGIIHRDLKPQNILLSYPPGRKSHSNNTCIKIADFGFARHLQNNMMAATLCGSPMYMAPEVIMSQNYDAKADLWSIGTIVFQCLTGKAPFQASSPQDLRLFYEKNKNLTPNIPRETSSHLRQLLLGLLQRNHKDRIDFDEFFCHPFLEASPSIKKTTPTVTMTCFPSSASASSCSSSSTSHLASPPQSLAEVQHLRAKALASPTQEAAGFLLKDSSGGGGSSKNSSSCDTDDFVMVPAHFTSFPAGELTCESKVLQDSLMNSGSLLASAGLGSQAKTPPQSPSYSGSPSAVRPTEFLGNNCGGNYGNHGQSLPIPVPTQVHNYQRMEQNLHSTKQDDSPRLSTPVRRCSSGSSLGFTRTGPSPPYGQGAVTTNRRLSLGGARPFQLSPQAPQYTEFRPTSQQHPQTTGLGTRLHSAPCLLECAGGNGRHKMRKQFSDPVVVPSAGLMAVCPLHSSPRLSELMQRNPLPTILGSPSRTMPPFEFPKPPSSPNLVTFLTQQGLVMGSPCSRTVPVEPREPGLQASPQITQPPHCIHRLNDDTKCFGRSQSAGRLSDMLLMAAFGPGGPAGERGSTENLTTEKAIDITVPPSGGGGLASSPAQVVFTVGSPPSGSTPPHTSRQRKYSGSFTSVSPASSFTSRHPLAGTYLDGFEAPSSPRYSFTDPITANMGGPVTFEAPELPEETLMEQEHTDTVQRLRFMLDFARCLIEVAGARSVAVGGEQRDISHPSLLQQQSMVADQISSLSREWSYAEQLVLYLKTAELLSTALHTAMDRVKQGRLYPSATVKQVVRRLNELYKSSVASCRSLSTRLERFFSRKHRLIDQITSITAERLLFNHTVQMVQAAALDEMFHHGEASVVRYHKALLLMEGLSLLLTEHEDILRVSKCKECIERRLTALQSGLCV; this is translated from the exons gaactgaaacatgaaaacattgttGAGTTACTGGACTTTCAG GAAACTGCCAGTTCAGTGTACCTGGTAATGGAG TACTGCAATGGGGGCGACCTCGCTGACTACTTACACT CCAAAGGCACGCTGAGTGAGGACACTATTCGGGTTTTCCTGCAGCAGATTGCAGGGGCCATGAGGGTCCTGCAGGCTAAAGGCATAATTCACAGAGACCTTAAACCTCAGAACATTTTGCTCTCCTACCCACCAGGACGCAAGTCCCACTCCAACAACACCTGCATCAAGATTG CGGATTTTGGCTTTGCTAGGCACCTTCAGAACAACATGATGGCTGCAACACTCTGTGGTTCCCCCATGTACATG gcTCCTGAGGTCATTATGTCCCAAAACTATGATGCCAAGGCAGACCTGTGGAGTATAGGAACTatagtgtttcagtgtctgacaGGAAAGGCTCCTTTCCAG GCTAGCAGCCCCCAGGACCTCCGGCtgttttatgaaaaaaacaagaatcTCACACCCAA TATCCCCAGAGAAACTTCAAGCCATCTGAGACAGCTGCTGCTGGGCCTGCTGCAGCGCAACCACAAGGATCGCATTGACTTTG ATGAATTTTTTTGTCATCCTTTCCTGGAGGCTAGCCCATCCATTAAAAAGA CAACTCCTACTGTGACCATGACCTGCTTCCCAAGCTCTGCATCGGCCAGCTCTTGTAGCAGCTCTTCCACCTCTCATCTTGCCTCACCACCG CAGTCTCTTGCTGAGGTTCAGCATTTGCGTGCCAAAGCTCTGGCTTCCCCTACCCAGGAGGCCGCTGGTTTTCTCCTCAAGGACTCGTCTGGAGGGGGCGGCAGCAGCAAGAACTCCTCCTCCTGTGACACAGATGACTTTGTCATGGTGCCTGCTCACTTCACCA gtTTCCCAGCAGGTGAGCTGACATGTGAGAGTAAAGTGCTACAGGACAGCCTAATGAACAGCGG CTCTCTTCTGGCTTCTGCTGGGCTGGGCAGCCAAGCCAAAACACCACCACAGTCGCCATCTTATAGTGGCTCTCCAAGTGCTGTGAG GCCCACTGAGTTCTTGGGAAATAACTGTGGAGGTAACTATGGAAACCATGGACAGTCTTTGCCTATCCCAGTCCCCACTCAGGTCCACAACTACCAGCGCATGGAGCAGAACCTCCATTCTACCAAACAGGATGACTCACCACG actgTCGACACCAGTGCGGCGTTGCAGCAGTGGAAGTTCATTGGGTTTCACTCGGACTGGGCCGTCACCACCCTACGGGCAAGGAGCTGTCACTACAAACCGTAGGCTTTCCCTAGGAGGTGCCAGACCTTTCCAGCTCTCCCCTCAAG ctccTCAGTACACTGAATTCCGGCCAACTTCTCAGCAACACCCACAGACGACAGGACTGGGCACACGGCTCCACAGTGCTCCCTGTCTGTTGGAGTGTGCCGGTGGCAACGGCAGACACAAGATGCGTAAGCAGTTTTCAGACCCAGTGGTAGTCCCTTCGGCAGGCCTGATGGCTGTCTGCCCCCTACACTCGTCACCCAGACTGAGTGAACTAATGCAGCGCAACCCTCTTCCCACTATCCTGGGCTCGCCTTCTAGG ACTATGCCTCCGTTTGAATTCCCTAAGCCTCCCAGCTCACCGAACCTTGTGACCTTCCTTACACAGCAAGGTTTAGTCATGGGCTCGCCTTGCAGCAGGACTGTCCCAGTAGAGCCTAGAGAGCCAGGACTGCAAGCATCTCCACAGATCACCCAACCTCCACACTGCATCCACAGACTTAATGATGATACCAAGTGTTTTGGAAG GTCTCAGAGTGCTGGTCGTCTGTCTGACATGCTGCTGATGGCTGCATTTGGACCAGGTGGACCTGCAGGTGAACGAGGCAGCACAGAGAACCTGACTACAGAAAAAGCCATAGACATAACAG TGCCCCCCAGTGGTGGAGGAGGACTTGCCAGCAGCCCAGCACAAGTGGTTTTCACTGTGGGCTCTCCTCCCAGCGGCAGCACCCCACCTCATACCTCCAGACAGAGGAAATACTCAG GCTCATTCACTTCAGTCAGCCCCGCAAGCTCCTTCACGAGCCGGCACCCACTGGCAGGCACCTATCTGGATGGCTTTGAAGCACCTTCTAGTCCTCGTTACAGTTTCACTGATCCTATCACAGCCAACATGGGCGGTCCTGTAACCTTCGAGGCTCCTGAACTGCCTGAGGAGACACTGATGGAG CAGGAGCATACAGACACTGTACAAAGACTGCGTTTCATGTTGGATTTCGCCCGCTGTCTGATTGAGGTGGCTGGAGCCCGGAGTGTTGCGGTGGGGGGGGAGCAGAGGGACATTTctcatccctccctccttcAACAGCAAAGCATGGTAGCCGATCAGATAAGCTCACTGAGCCGAGAGTGGAG ttaTGCAGAACAGTTGGTTCTCTACCTAAAGACTGCAGAACTCTTGTCCACTGCCTTACATACAGCCATGGACCGAGTTAAACAGGGCAGACTCTACCCATCCGCTACAGTCAAACAAG TAGTGAGGAGGTTAAATGAGCTCTACAAGTCCAGTGTGGCATCATGTCGCTCACTCAGCACCCGTCTGGAGCGTTTCTTTTCCAGGAAGCACCGTCTAATAGACCAAATCACATCCATCACAGCTGAGCGCCTGCTATTCAACCACACTGTGCAGATG GTTCAAGCTGCTGCGCTGGATGAGATGTTCCACCATGGGGAAGCATCAGTTGTGCGCTACCATAAAGCTCTCCTGCTGATGGAAGGCTTGTCTCTGCTGCTCACTGAACATGAAGACATCCTCAGAGTTAGCAAAT gTAAGGAGTGCATTGAACGCCGCCTCACAGCTTTGCAGTCAGGGCTCTGTGTTTGA
- the ulk1b gene encoding serine/threonine-protein kinase ULK1 isoform X2, whose translation METVGKFEFSRKDLIGHGAFAVVFKGRHREKHDWEVAVKCINKKNLAKSQTLLGKEIKILKELKHENIVELLDFQETASSVYLVMEYCNGGDLADYLHSKGTLSEDTIRVFLQQIAGAMRVLQAKGIIHRDLKPQNILLSYPPGRKSHSNNTCIKIADFGFARHLQNNMMAATLCGSPMYMAPEVIMSQNYDAKADLWSIGTIVFQCLTGKAPFQASSPQDLRLFYEKNKNLTPNIPRETSSHLRQLLLGLLQRNHKDRIDFDEFFCHPFLEASPSIKKTTPTVTMTCFPSSASASSCSSSSTSHLASPPQSLAEVQHLRAKALASPTQEAAGFLLKDSSGGGGSSKNSSSCDTDDFVMVPAHFTTGELTCESKVLQDSLMNSGSLLASAGLGSQAKTPPQSPSYSGSPSAVRPTEFLGNNCGGNYGNHGQSLPIPVPTQVHNYQRMEQNLHSTKQDDSPRLSTPVRRCSSGSSLGFTRTGPSPPYGQGAVTTNRRLSLGGARPFQLSPQAPQYTEFRPTSQQHPQTTGLGTRLHSAPCLLECAGGNGRHKMRKQFSDPVVVPSAGLMAVCPLHSSPRLSELMQRNPLPTILGSPSRTMPPFEFPKPPSSPNLVTFLTQQGLVMGSPCSRTVPVEPREPGLQASPQITQPPHCIHRLNDDTKCFGRSQSAGRLSDMLLMAAFGPGGPAGERGSTENLTTEKAIDITVPPSGGGGLASSPAQVVFTVGSPPSGSTPPHTSRQRKYSGSFTSVSPASSFTSRHPLAGTYLDGFEAPSSPRYSFTDPITANMGGPVTFEAPELPEETLMEQEHTDTVQRLRFMLDFARCLIEVAGARSVAVGGEQRDISHPSLLQQQSMVADQISSLSREWSYAEQLVLYLKTAELLSTALHTAMDRVKQGRLYPSATVKQVVRRLNELYKSSVASCRSLSTRLERFFSRKHRLIDQITSITAERLLFNHTVQMVQAAALDEMFHHGEASVVRYHKALLLMEGLSLLLTEHEDILRVSKCKECIERRLTALQSGLCV comes from the exons gaactgaaacatgaaaacattgttGAGTTACTGGACTTTCAG GAAACTGCCAGTTCAGTGTACCTGGTAATGGAG TACTGCAATGGGGGCGACCTCGCTGACTACTTACACT CCAAAGGCACGCTGAGTGAGGACACTATTCGGGTTTTCCTGCAGCAGATTGCAGGGGCCATGAGGGTCCTGCAGGCTAAAGGCATAATTCACAGAGACCTTAAACCTCAGAACATTTTGCTCTCCTACCCACCAGGACGCAAGTCCCACTCCAACAACACCTGCATCAAGATTG CGGATTTTGGCTTTGCTAGGCACCTTCAGAACAACATGATGGCTGCAACACTCTGTGGTTCCCCCATGTACATG gcTCCTGAGGTCATTATGTCCCAAAACTATGATGCCAAGGCAGACCTGTGGAGTATAGGAACTatagtgtttcagtgtctgacaGGAAAGGCTCCTTTCCAG GCTAGCAGCCCCCAGGACCTCCGGCtgttttatgaaaaaaacaagaatcTCACACCCAA TATCCCCAGAGAAACTTCAAGCCATCTGAGACAGCTGCTGCTGGGCCTGCTGCAGCGCAACCACAAGGATCGCATTGACTTTG ATGAATTTTTTTGTCATCCTTTCCTGGAGGCTAGCCCATCCATTAAAAAGA CAACTCCTACTGTGACCATGACCTGCTTCCCAAGCTCTGCATCGGCCAGCTCTTGTAGCAGCTCTTCCACCTCTCATCTTGCCTCACCACCG CAGTCTCTTGCTGAGGTTCAGCATTTGCGTGCCAAAGCTCTGGCTTCCCCTACCCAGGAGGCCGCTGGTTTTCTCCTCAAGGACTCGTCTGGAGGGGGCGGCAGCAGCAAGAACTCCTCCTCCTGTGACACAGATGACTTTGTCATGGTGCCTGCTCACTTCACCA CAGGTGAGCTGACATGTGAGAGTAAAGTGCTACAGGACAGCCTAATGAACAGCGG CTCTCTTCTGGCTTCTGCTGGGCTGGGCAGCCAAGCCAAAACACCACCACAGTCGCCATCTTATAGTGGCTCTCCAAGTGCTGTGAG GCCCACTGAGTTCTTGGGAAATAACTGTGGAGGTAACTATGGAAACCATGGACAGTCTTTGCCTATCCCAGTCCCCACTCAGGTCCACAACTACCAGCGCATGGAGCAGAACCTCCATTCTACCAAACAGGATGACTCACCACG actgTCGACACCAGTGCGGCGTTGCAGCAGTGGAAGTTCATTGGGTTTCACTCGGACTGGGCCGTCACCACCCTACGGGCAAGGAGCTGTCACTACAAACCGTAGGCTTTCCCTAGGAGGTGCCAGACCTTTCCAGCTCTCCCCTCAAG ctccTCAGTACACTGAATTCCGGCCAACTTCTCAGCAACACCCACAGACGACAGGACTGGGCACACGGCTCCACAGTGCTCCCTGTCTGTTGGAGTGTGCCGGTGGCAACGGCAGACACAAGATGCGTAAGCAGTTTTCAGACCCAGTGGTAGTCCCTTCGGCAGGCCTGATGGCTGTCTGCCCCCTACACTCGTCACCCAGACTGAGTGAACTAATGCAGCGCAACCCTCTTCCCACTATCCTGGGCTCGCCTTCTAGG ACTATGCCTCCGTTTGAATTCCCTAAGCCTCCCAGCTCACCGAACCTTGTGACCTTCCTTACACAGCAAGGTTTAGTCATGGGCTCGCCTTGCAGCAGGACTGTCCCAGTAGAGCCTAGAGAGCCAGGACTGCAAGCATCTCCACAGATCACCCAACCTCCACACTGCATCCACAGACTTAATGATGATACCAAGTGTTTTGGAAG GTCTCAGAGTGCTGGTCGTCTGTCTGACATGCTGCTGATGGCTGCATTTGGACCAGGTGGACCTGCAGGTGAACGAGGCAGCACAGAGAACCTGACTACAGAAAAAGCCATAGACATAACAG TGCCCCCCAGTGGTGGAGGAGGACTTGCCAGCAGCCCAGCACAAGTGGTTTTCACTGTGGGCTCTCCTCCCAGCGGCAGCACCCCACCTCATACCTCCAGACAGAGGAAATACTCAG GCTCATTCACTTCAGTCAGCCCCGCAAGCTCCTTCACGAGCCGGCACCCACTGGCAGGCACCTATCTGGATGGCTTTGAAGCACCTTCTAGTCCTCGTTACAGTTTCACTGATCCTATCACAGCCAACATGGGCGGTCCTGTAACCTTCGAGGCTCCTGAACTGCCTGAGGAGACACTGATGGAG CAGGAGCATACAGACACTGTACAAAGACTGCGTTTCATGTTGGATTTCGCCCGCTGTCTGATTGAGGTGGCTGGAGCCCGGAGTGTTGCGGTGGGGGGGGAGCAGAGGGACATTTctcatccctccctccttcAACAGCAAAGCATGGTAGCCGATCAGATAAGCTCACTGAGCCGAGAGTGGAG ttaTGCAGAACAGTTGGTTCTCTACCTAAAGACTGCAGAACTCTTGTCCACTGCCTTACATACAGCCATGGACCGAGTTAAACAGGGCAGACTCTACCCATCCGCTACAGTCAAACAAG TAGTGAGGAGGTTAAATGAGCTCTACAAGTCCAGTGTGGCATCATGTCGCTCACTCAGCACCCGTCTGGAGCGTTTCTTTTCCAGGAAGCACCGTCTAATAGACCAAATCACATCCATCACAGCTGAGCGCCTGCTATTCAACCACACTGTGCAGATG GTTCAAGCTGCTGCGCTGGATGAGATGTTCCACCATGGGGAAGCATCAGTTGTGCGCTACCATAAAGCTCTCCTGCTGATGGAAGGCTTGTCTCTGCTGCTCACTGAACATGAAGACATCCTCAGAGTTAGCAAAT gTAAGGAGTGCATTGAACGCCGCCTCACAGCTTTGCAGTCAGGGCTCTGTGTTTGA
- the ulk1b gene encoding serine/threonine-protein kinase ULK1 isoform X4, producing the protein METVGKFEFSRKDLIGHGAFAVVFKGRHREKHDWEVAVKCINKKNLAKSQTLLGKEIKILKELKHENIVELLDFQETASSVYLVMEYCNGGDLADYLHSKGTLSEDTIRVFLQQIAGAMRVLQAKGIIHRDLKPQNILLSYPPGRKSHSNNTCIKIADFGFARHLQNNMMAATLCGSPMYMAPEVIMSQNYDAKADLWSIGTIVFQCLTGKAPFQASSPQDLRLFYEKNKNLTPNIPRETSSHLRQLLLGLLQRNHKDRIDFDEFFCHPFLEASPSIKKTTPTVTMTCFPSSASASSCSSSSTSHLASPPQSLAEVQHLRAKALASPTQEAAGFLLKDSSGGGGSSKNSSSCDTDDFVMVPAHFTSFPAGELTCESKVLQDSLMNSGPTEFLGNNCGGNYGNHGQSLPIPVPTQVHNYQRMEQNLHSTKQDDSPRLSTPVRRCSSGSSLGFTRTGPSPPYGQGAVTTNRRLSLGGARPFQLSPQAPQYTEFRPTSQQHPQTTGLGTRLHSAPCLLECAGGNGRHKMRKQFSDPVVVPSAGLMAVCPLHSSPRLSELMQRNPLPTILGSPSRTMPPFEFPKPPSSPNLVTFLTQQGLVMGSPCSRTVPVEPREPGLQASPQITQPPHCIHRLNDDTKCFGRSQSAGRLSDMLLMAAFGPGGPAGERGSTENLTTEKAIDITVPPSGGGGLASSPAQVVFTVGSPPSGSTPPHTSRQRKYSGSFTSVSPASSFTSRHPLAGTYLDGFEAPSSPRYSFTDPITANMGGPVTFEAPELPEETLMEQEHTDTVQRLRFMLDFARCLIEVAGARSVAVGGEQRDISHPSLLQQQSMVADQISSLSREWSYAEQLVLYLKTAELLSTALHTAMDRVKQGRLYPSATVKQVVRRLNELYKSSVASCRSLSTRLERFFSRKHRLIDQITSITAERLLFNHTVQMVQAAALDEMFHHGEASVVRYHKALLLMEGLSLLLTEHEDILRVSKCKECIERRLTALQSGLCV; encoded by the exons gaactgaaacatgaaaacattgttGAGTTACTGGACTTTCAG GAAACTGCCAGTTCAGTGTACCTGGTAATGGAG TACTGCAATGGGGGCGACCTCGCTGACTACTTACACT CCAAAGGCACGCTGAGTGAGGACACTATTCGGGTTTTCCTGCAGCAGATTGCAGGGGCCATGAGGGTCCTGCAGGCTAAAGGCATAATTCACAGAGACCTTAAACCTCAGAACATTTTGCTCTCCTACCCACCAGGACGCAAGTCCCACTCCAACAACACCTGCATCAAGATTG CGGATTTTGGCTTTGCTAGGCACCTTCAGAACAACATGATGGCTGCAACACTCTGTGGTTCCCCCATGTACATG gcTCCTGAGGTCATTATGTCCCAAAACTATGATGCCAAGGCAGACCTGTGGAGTATAGGAACTatagtgtttcagtgtctgacaGGAAAGGCTCCTTTCCAG GCTAGCAGCCCCCAGGACCTCCGGCtgttttatgaaaaaaacaagaatcTCACACCCAA TATCCCCAGAGAAACTTCAAGCCATCTGAGACAGCTGCTGCTGGGCCTGCTGCAGCGCAACCACAAGGATCGCATTGACTTTG ATGAATTTTTTTGTCATCCTTTCCTGGAGGCTAGCCCATCCATTAAAAAGA CAACTCCTACTGTGACCATGACCTGCTTCCCAAGCTCTGCATCGGCCAGCTCTTGTAGCAGCTCTTCCACCTCTCATCTTGCCTCACCACCG CAGTCTCTTGCTGAGGTTCAGCATTTGCGTGCCAAAGCTCTGGCTTCCCCTACCCAGGAGGCCGCTGGTTTTCTCCTCAAGGACTCGTCTGGAGGGGGCGGCAGCAGCAAGAACTCCTCCTCCTGTGACACAGATGACTTTGTCATGGTGCCTGCTCACTTCACCA gtTTCCCAGCAGGTGAGCTGACATGTGAGAGTAAAGTGCTACAGGACAGCCTAATGAACAGCGG GCCCACTGAGTTCTTGGGAAATAACTGTGGAGGTAACTATGGAAACCATGGACAGTCTTTGCCTATCCCAGTCCCCACTCAGGTCCACAACTACCAGCGCATGGAGCAGAACCTCCATTCTACCAAACAGGATGACTCACCACG actgTCGACACCAGTGCGGCGTTGCAGCAGTGGAAGTTCATTGGGTTTCACTCGGACTGGGCCGTCACCACCCTACGGGCAAGGAGCTGTCACTACAAACCGTAGGCTTTCCCTAGGAGGTGCCAGACCTTTCCAGCTCTCCCCTCAAG ctccTCAGTACACTGAATTCCGGCCAACTTCTCAGCAACACCCACAGACGACAGGACTGGGCACACGGCTCCACAGTGCTCCCTGTCTGTTGGAGTGTGCCGGTGGCAACGGCAGACACAAGATGCGTAAGCAGTTTTCAGACCCAGTGGTAGTCCCTTCGGCAGGCCTGATGGCTGTCTGCCCCCTACACTCGTCACCCAGACTGAGTGAACTAATGCAGCGCAACCCTCTTCCCACTATCCTGGGCTCGCCTTCTAGG ACTATGCCTCCGTTTGAATTCCCTAAGCCTCCCAGCTCACCGAACCTTGTGACCTTCCTTACACAGCAAGGTTTAGTCATGGGCTCGCCTTGCAGCAGGACTGTCCCAGTAGAGCCTAGAGAGCCAGGACTGCAAGCATCTCCACAGATCACCCAACCTCCACACTGCATCCACAGACTTAATGATGATACCAAGTGTTTTGGAAG GTCTCAGAGTGCTGGTCGTCTGTCTGACATGCTGCTGATGGCTGCATTTGGACCAGGTGGACCTGCAGGTGAACGAGGCAGCACAGAGAACCTGACTACAGAAAAAGCCATAGACATAACAG TGCCCCCCAGTGGTGGAGGAGGACTTGCCAGCAGCCCAGCACAAGTGGTTTTCACTGTGGGCTCTCCTCCCAGCGGCAGCACCCCACCTCATACCTCCAGACAGAGGAAATACTCAG GCTCATTCACTTCAGTCAGCCCCGCAAGCTCCTTCACGAGCCGGCACCCACTGGCAGGCACCTATCTGGATGGCTTTGAAGCACCTTCTAGTCCTCGTTACAGTTTCACTGATCCTATCACAGCCAACATGGGCGGTCCTGTAACCTTCGAGGCTCCTGAACTGCCTGAGGAGACACTGATGGAG CAGGAGCATACAGACACTGTACAAAGACTGCGTTTCATGTTGGATTTCGCCCGCTGTCTGATTGAGGTGGCTGGAGCCCGGAGTGTTGCGGTGGGGGGGGAGCAGAGGGACATTTctcatccctccctccttcAACAGCAAAGCATGGTAGCCGATCAGATAAGCTCACTGAGCCGAGAGTGGAG ttaTGCAGAACAGTTGGTTCTCTACCTAAAGACTGCAGAACTCTTGTCCACTGCCTTACATACAGCCATGGACCGAGTTAAACAGGGCAGACTCTACCCATCCGCTACAGTCAAACAAG TAGTGAGGAGGTTAAATGAGCTCTACAAGTCCAGTGTGGCATCATGTCGCTCACTCAGCACCCGTCTGGAGCGTTTCTTTTCCAGGAAGCACCGTCTAATAGACCAAATCACATCCATCACAGCTGAGCGCCTGCTATTCAACCACACTGTGCAGATG GTTCAAGCTGCTGCGCTGGATGAGATGTTCCACCATGGGGAAGCATCAGTTGTGCGCTACCATAAAGCTCTCCTGCTGATGGAAGGCTTGTCTCTGCTGCTCACTGAACATGAAGACATCCTCAGAGTTAGCAAAT gTAAGGAGTGCATTGAACGCCGCCTCACAGCTTTGCAGTCAGGGCTCTGTGTTTGA